The Proteus vulgaris genome has a segment encoding these proteins:
- the mcp4 gene encoding methyl-accepting chemotaxis protein, with product MVDYNSLFIKHTDCNIHTITLIRDSILVSSNKLQDKLNLLDEMEHLFNEMLDNSQSLAQFLNEVDAHFTHSREEIDKFSGWLRKIKDSASNIDRLSSQANLLSINSAIEAGHIGREGAGFSVLAQEMKKLSLEIQQQASSIATINNNLGTRFIPVKETTEKNQEQVQQVKKLVVEGHQNLASLSAQASELKHLFTFMSMQQFFNTVKLDHVLWKEAIYIHLLNNDDELCVNQHTECRLGKWYYQGEGRKFAGKDAFRRLEAPHKLVHECGRLALKANLEGDEEIVTKYIEQMEQASVDVIKYVDALLDSFVN from the coding sequence ATGGTTGACTATAATTCACTTTTTATCAAACACACGGATTGCAATATCCACACTATTACCCTCATTCGAGATTCTATTTTAGTATCCAGTAATAAGTTGCAAGATAAACTCAATTTGCTTGATGAAATGGAGCATCTCTTTAATGAGATGTTAGATAACTCTCAGTCATTGGCTCAATTTTTAAATGAGGTTGATGCACATTTTACGCATAGCAGAGAAGAGATAGACAAATTTTCAGGTTGGTTAAGAAAAATTAAAGATAGTGCTAGCAATATCGATAGGCTTTCAAGTCAGGCGAATCTTTTATCGATTAATTCCGCAATTGAAGCGGGGCATATTGGGCGTGAAGGTGCGGGATTCTCTGTATTAGCTCAAGAGATGAAAAAATTATCATTAGAGATTCAACAACAAGCCTCTTCTATCGCAACGATTAATAATAATTTGGGGACGCGTTTTATTCCCGTTAAAGAAACGACAGAAAAAAACCAAGAGCAGGTACAACAAGTTAAAAAATTGGTTGTAGAAGGGCATCAGAATTTAGCGTCATTATCAGCACAAGCCAGTGAGCTTAAACATCTTTTTACCTTTATGTCGATGCAACAATTTTTTAATACCGTCAAGCTAGATCATGTTTTATGGAAAGAAGCTATTTATATTCATTTATTAAATAATGATGATGAGCTTTGTGTTAATCAGCATACCGAATGTCGTTTAGGTAAATGGTATTATCAAGGTGAGGGTAGAAAGTTTGCAGGAAAAGACGCTTTTCGTCGTTTAGAAGCACCACATAAATTAGTGCATGAATGTGGGCGTTTAGCATTAAAAGCTAATCTTGAAGGTGATGAAGAGATCGTCACAAAATATATTGAACAAATGGAACAAGCCAGCGTTGATGTTATCAAATATGTGGATGCCTTGTTAGATTCATTTGTAAATTAA
- the gntU gene encoding low affinity gluconate transporter, protein MSTLTLVLTAVGSVLLLLFFVMYARLHAFIALMIVAIGAGIFSGMPLEKITQTMQNGMGGTLGFLSIVVALGAMFGKVLHETGALDQIAVRLLKYFGEKRANYALGIAGLICALPLFFDVAVVLLIGVVFAVARRTGGNVVKMAIPLFAGVAGAAAFLLPGPTPMLLADQMNADFGWMILIGLCAAIPGMLLAGPIFGNFISRYVTLELPKDLTEPSLGQNKMPSFGFSLALVLLPLVLVGCKTIGARFVEKGSELYNILEFVGHPFIAILVACLVAIYGLAIRRGMSKEKVMEICSAAIQPAGIILLVTGAGGVFKQVLVDSGVGPALGNALIGAGMPIAVACFILAGAVRVIQGSATVACLTAVGLVLPVVNELGYSGAQMAALSVCIAGGSIILSHVNDSGFWLFGKFTGATEAQTLKTWSLMETILGTTGAVIGMIFFAFL, encoded by the coding sequence TTTCGTTATGTATGCGCGTTTGCACGCATTTATTGCGTTGATGATTGTTGCGATTGGTGCGGGTATTTTCTCAGGAATGCCACTTGAAAAAATCACACAAACCATGCAAAACGGAATGGGGGGAACATTAGGCTTCCTTTCTATCGTGGTCGCATTGGGAGCGATGTTCGGTAAAGTACTACACGAAACTGGGGCGTTAGATCAAATTGCAGTCCGATTATTAAAATACTTTGGTGAGAAACGAGCTAACTATGCATTAGGTATTGCAGGCTTAATTTGTGCATTACCTCTGTTCTTTGATGTTGCGGTTGTTCTATTAATTGGTGTTGTATTCGCAGTTGCTCGCCGTACTGGTGGCAATGTGGTAAAAATGGCTATCCCTCTGTTTGCGGGTGTTGCAGGTGCTGCCGCCTTCTTATTACCAGGGCCGACACCCATGCTGTTAGCTGACCAAATGAATGCGGATTTTGGTTGGATGATCTTAATTGGTCTGTGTGCGGCTATTCCTGGAATGTTATTAGCGGGCCCTATCTTTGGTAACTTTATTAGTCGCTACGTTACGTTAGAATTACCAAAAGATTTAACTGAGCCCAGTTTAGGCCAAAATAAAATGCCTTCTTTTGGTTTTAGCCTTGCGCTTGTGCTATTGCCTTTAGTATTAGTGGGTTGCAAAACCATTGGTGCGCGTTTTGTCGAGAAAGGCTCTGAACTATACAATATTCTTGAATTTGTTGGTCATCCATTTATCGCTATTCTTGTGGCTTGTTTAGTGGCTATTTATGGTCTTGCCATTCGTCGTGGTATGAGCAAAGAAAAAGTGATGGAAATTTGTTCGGCTGCCATTCAGCCTGCGGGGATTATTTTATTAGTCACGGGGGCGGGTGGTGTCTTTAAACAAGTGTTAGTCGATTCGGGAGTTGGTCCAGCATTAGGAAATGCTTTAATTGGTGCAGGTATGCCAATTGCAGTGGCATGTTTTATTCTTGCTGGTGCAGTACGTGTTATTCAAGGTTCAGCAACAGTTGCTTGTTTAACTGCCGTTGGTTTAGTTTTACCAGTGGTTAATGAGTTGGGCTACAGTGGAGCTCAAATGGCCGCACTATCAGTATGTATCGCGGGGGGCTCTATTATTCTTAGCCACGTTAATGACTCAGGTTTCTGGTTATTTGGTAAGTTTACGGGTGCAACAGAAGCACAAACCTTAAAAACATGGTCATTAATGGAAACTATTCTTGGTACAACAGGTGCTGTTATTGGTATGATTTTCTTCGCTTTTCTTTGA